In Odontesthes bonariensis isolate fOdoBon6 chromosome 9, fOdoBon6.hap1, whole genome shotgun sequence, the following proteins share a genomic window:
- the synrg gene encoding synergin gamma isoform X2 has translation MALRPGSGGGGSFMYPVGGGLGPPQGMVPMQQQQQQQQQQQQQGFPMVPVMQPNMQGMMGMNFGGQMPPGAIPMQGGMAIGMQNPGMPFLGQPQFMGMRPAGPQYTVDMQKQMAEEHQKRLEQQQKMMEEDRKRRQFEEQKQKLRLLSSVKPKTGEKSRDDALEAIKGNLDGFSRDAKMHPTPSSQTKKPDSSPSDLSVTTHSLPPALSEENDDFSDFQGPLDAPSSSSSTFGLPSQAQVQPSSSAPRSLAEDDDEFSDFVQGPLNTFPSSDFHLSSQAQVRPSFPSPQSLPASVSIPTATQHSAVNTSSQSTFQGPSLEEKLFSSYDLTADKTAHVSFKSKQSLTQMAPRTKVSSQFQASSKARNWGAAPEDLSSVFVTENPPEAQASSPNQPPSAAGLSPQASGDSGVGVYPQQEHIQSMPPAWLYNDSLIPEMFKKVLKFTMTPAGIDTAKLYPILMSSGLPREALGQIWASANRTTPGMLTKEELYTVLALIGVAQSGLPAMNVEILGQFPSPPVPNLPALTMAMAPVPVMPQHQQPLMTQPPMTQPPVSMPIPTPAPPVMAMAAAAPAQPSTNTNFIASFPPAQATKADDDDFQDFQEAPRAGTVDQTFTDFQGESGGNFPSNTAHQHQNSTPAMLTPVSGSSSSSVTTSDKYAAFKQLSVDQPAEPTPPASDIGDKYSVFRQLEQPADKKPVGEGFADFKSVSADDGFTDFKTADSVSPLDPPDQAKIFQPAFPPAFPNSQSLQQLPQQQQQQQPAVSLSQPRNPLNMADLDLFSSMAPSVPAPNETKPSTLPSMSAPPSLVLLPGGVKPSGGGADDFGDFALFGASSDTTQASVTGGAAAAPQDDFADFMAFGSSGGEPKGGSSTGVQGETSSQQQPLQSSDKYDVFKQLSLEGGLAYDDTKGSGGGSFSSLKSDTDDFADFQSSKFCTALGASEKTLVDKVSAFKHAKDDSASVKSLDLPSIGGSSVGKDDSEDALSVQLDMKLSDMGGDLKHVMSDSSLDLPGLSAHQPPATEGDDMKFDPFGTSALSTLASYDWSDREESLPGEVRRQQGSEGASLPSLVPSQRKELSFGSSENITSISVAKISTSFTTEESADDKFETFADFGSGDQAGFNDEDDFGDFASTVSEKSDSPAATAEASSEGNQSEASDEFGAFQGDKPKFGKSDFLKASTQAKVKSSEEMIKNELATFDLSVQGSHKRSHSLGEKEIGRSPPSPAPEQPFRDRSNTLSEKPALPVIRDKYKDLTGEVEESERYAYEWQRCLESALEVITKANNTLNSISSSSVCTEVIQSAQGMEYLLGVVEVYRVTRRVELGIKATAVCSEKLQQLLKDISRVWNNLIGFMSLAKLTPDESSLDFSSCILRHGIKNAKELACGVCLLNVDARSKSKEGSAIGRLFKRAFNSETDNFKLMYGGHQYHASCANFWINCVEPKPPGLILPDLL, from the exons ATGGCGCTGCGGCCAGGATCAGGGGGAGGCGGCAG CTTTATGTATCCTGTCGGAGGGGGCTTGGGACCACCACAAG gCATGGTACCcatgcagcaacagcagcagcagcagcagcagcagcagcagcagggcttTCCTATGGTTCCAGTCATGCAGCCCAACATGCAGGGCATGATGGGAATGAACTTTGGTGGACAGATGCCCCCAGGCGCCATTCCTATGCAG GGCGGGATGGCGATCGGGATGCAAAACCCTGGGATGCCGTTCTTGGGTCAACCGCAGTTTATGGGCATGAGACCCGCTGGACCTCAGTACACTGTTGACATGCAGAAACAAATGGCCGAGGAGCACCA AAAACgtctggagcagcagcagaagatgaTGGAGGAAGACAGGAAAAGAAGACAATTTgaggagcagaaacagaaacTGAGGCTGCTCAGCAGTGTCAAACCCAAG ACAGGAGAGAAGAGTCGAGACGACGCTTTGGAAGCAATCAAAGGCAACTTGGATGGCTTCAGCCGAGACGCAAAAATGCATCCCACTCCATCATCACAGACTAAGAAACCAG ACTCATCGCCATCAGACCTGTCTGTCACCACTCACTCCCTCCCCCCAGCTTTGTCTGAGGAAAATGATGATTTTAGTGACTTTCAGGGGCCTCTAGatgccccctcctcctcttcctccaccttcGGCCTCCCCTCTCAGGCCCAAGTCCAACCTTCATCCTCTGCCCCTAGAAGTTTGGCTGAGGATGACGACGAGTTTAGTGATTTTGTTCAGGGACCTCTAAACACTTTCCCTTCCTCCGACTTCCACCTCTCTTCTCAAGCTCAAGTCCGTCCATCTTTCCCTTCCCCACAAtccctccctgcctctgtgtccaTTCCCACTGCCACCCAACACTCTGCTGTCAACACCAGCTCCCAATCTACATTTCAAG GCCCGTCACTGGAAGAGAAGCTGTTCTCCTCATACGATCTTACTGCTGATAAAACAGCCCATGTTAGCTTTAAATCCAAGCAAAGTTTGACTCAGATGGCTCCGAGAACTAAAGTGTCATCCCAGTTTCAAGCCAGCTCAAAAGCGAGGAACTGGGGTGCAGCCCCTGAGGACTTGAGTTCTGTCTTCGTCACAGAAAATCCACCAGAAGCCCAGGCGTCTTCACCCAACCAGCCCCCATCAGCTGCTGGCCTGTCCCCTCAAGCCAGTGGCGACAGTG GTGTTGGTGTTTACCCACAACAAGAGCACATCCAGTCCATGCCGCCAGCCTGGCTTTACAATGACAGCCTCATCCCGG AAATGTTCAAGAAGGTTCTTAAGTTCACAATGACTCCTGCAGGGATAGACACAGCCAAGCTCTACCCAATATTAATGTCATCAGGTCTTCCCAGAGAAGCGCTGGGGCAAATCTGGGCATCAGCCAACCGCACAACACCTGGCATGCTGACCAAAGAGGAGCTGTACACTGTACTGGCACTAATTGGTGTGGCACAG AGTGGCCTCCCAGCAATGAATGTGGAAATCCTTGGGCAGTTTCCCTCTCCACCCGTGCCCAACCTACCGGCCCTGACCATGGCCATGGCCCCCGTCCCCGTCATGCCCCAGCACCAGCAGCCCCTGATGACTCAGCCCCCGATGACTCAGCCCCCGGTCTCCATGCCCATACCCACACCAGCGCCACCAGTCATGGCCATGGCAGCCGCAGCTCCGGCTCAACCATCTACAAACACAAATTTCATTGCCAGTTTTCCTCCTGCACAG GCAACCAAAGCCGATGACGATGACTTCCAGGACTTCCAGGAGGCTCCGAGGGCAGGAACAGTGGACCAGACCTTCACTGACTTTCAGGGAGAGTCGGGAGGAAATTTCCCCAGCAACACTGCACATCAGCACCAGAACAG CACGCCTGCCATGCTGACTCCAGTGTCgggttcctcctcctcctccgtcaCGACCTCCGATAAGTACGCTGCGTTCAAGCAGCTGTCTGTGGATCAGCCTGCAGAGCCTACGCCCCCTGCCTCAG ATATTGGAGACAAATACAGTGTGTTCAGACAGCTGGAGCAACCTGCTGACAAGAAACCAGTCG GGGAAGGATTTGCAGATTTCAAGTCTGTCAGCGCTGATGATGGCTTCACAGACTTTAAAACCGCCGACAGCGTCTCTCCATTAGACCCCCCAGATCAGGCCAAGATTTTTCAACCTGCTTTCCCCCCTGCTTTCCCAAACTCTCAGTCTTTACAACAActtccacagcagcagcagcagcagcagccagcagtGTCTCTTTCACAGCCCAGAAATCCTCTAAATATGGCCGACCTAGACCTTTTCTCTTCTATGGCTCCCTCTGTTCCTGCCCCCAATGAGACAAAACCCAGCACACTCCCCTCTATGTCTGCACCCCCCTCTCTAGTGCTCCTTCCTGGTGGAGTCAAACCTTCAGGGGGAGGAGCAGATGATTTTGGTGATTTTGCTCTATTTGGTGCCTCCTCTGACACCACTCAAGCTTCAGTAACAggaggagctgcagcagcaccTCAGGATGACTTTGCAGACTTCATGGCGTTTGGCAGTTCTGGTGGAGAGCCGAAAGGCGGGAGCAGCACAGGGGTCCAAGGTGAGACCTCCTCACAGCAGCAGCCCCTGCAGAGCTCAGACAAGTACGATGTATTCAAACAGCTGTCTCTGGAAGGAGGCCTCGCTTACGACGACACCAAAGGGAGTGGCGGCGGCTCCTTCTCTTCTCTCAAGAGCGACACGGACGACTTTGCAGACTTTCAGTCATCTAAGTTCTGCACGGCACTCGGAGCTTCAGAAAAGACTCTGGTGGACAAGGTGTCTGCTTTCAAACATGCCAAGGACGACTCCGCCTCCGTCAAGTCTCTCGACCTCCCGTCCATTGGCGGGAGCAGCGTGGGGAAGGATGACTCGGAGGACGCACTCTCAGTGCAACTGGACATGAAGCTGTCAGACATGGGTGGAGACCTGAAGCACGTGATGTCAGACAGCTCTCTGGATTTGCCAGGTCTCTCGGCCCACCAGCCCCCCGCTACAG AAGGAGACGACATGAAATTTGACCCCTTTGGGACATCGGCCCTCAGCACCCTGGCCAGCTATGACTGGTCAGACCGGGAGGAAAGCCTGCCCGGTGAGGTCAGAAGGCAGCAGGGTTCGGAAGGAGCTTCCCTTCCATCTTTAGTCCCGtcacagaggaaggagctgagCTTTGGAAGCAGTGAAAACATCACAAGCATCTCCGTCGCAAAGATCAGCACCTCCTTCACCACAGAGGAATCTGCAGACGACAAGTTTGAGACCTTCGCTGACTTTGGCTCCGGTGACCAAGCCGGTTTCAATGACGAGGATGATTTTGGAGACTTTGCCAGTACTGTTTCTGAAAAGTCCGACTCGCCAGCTGCCACGGCCGAGGCGTCCTCAGAGGGAAACCAAAGTGAAGCCTCAGATGAGTTTGGTGCCTTCCAAGGGGACAAGCCCAAGTTCGGCAAGTCAGACTTCCTCAAAGCCAGCACTCAGGCCAAAGTCAAGTCCAGTGAGGAGATGATCAAGAACGAGCTGGCAACCTTTGACTTGTCCGTTCAAG GCTCCCACAAACGCAGTCACAGTTTGGGTGAGAAGGAGATCGGGCGGTCGCCGCCGTCTCCAGCTCCAGAGCAGCCTTTCAGAGACCGATCCAACACCCTGAGCGAGAAGCCCGCCCTGCCGGTCATCAGGGACAAGTACAAAGACTTAACTGGGGAGGTGGAG GAGAGCGAACGCTATGCGTATGAATGGCAGAGATGTCTGGAAAGTGCTCTGGAG GTCATCACCAAAGCCAACAACACCCTGAACAGCATCAGCAGCTCCTCTGTCTGCACCGAGGTCATCCAGTCCGCTCAGGGCATGGAGTACCTGCTGG GTGTGGTGGAAGTGTATCGTGTGACCAGGCGAGTGGAGCTGGGCATCAAGGCGACAGCGGTTTGCTCggagaagctgcagcagctgctgaaaGACATCAGCCGCGTGTGGAACAACCTCATAGGCTTCATGTCGCTGGCCAAGCTCACA cctgATGAAAGCTCCCTAGATTTCTCCTCCTGTATTCTGAGGCACGGCATCAAGAATGCCAAGGAGCTGGCTTGTGGAGTTTGTCTGCTCAACGTTGATGCCCGCAGCAAG AGCAAAGAAGGAAGCGCTATTGGACGTCTGTTTAAACGA GCTTTCAACTCTGAGACAGACAACTTCAAGCTGATGTACGGGGGCCACCAGTACCACGCCAGCTGTGCCAATTTCTGGATCAACTGTGTGGAGCCCAAACCCCCAGGCCTCATCCTGCCTGACCTGCTCTGA
- the synrg gene encoding synergin gamma isoform X4, producing the protein MALRPGSGGGGSFMYPVGGGLGPPQGMVPMQQQQQQQQQQQQQGFPMVPVMQPNMQGMMGMNFGGQMPPGAIPMQGGMAIGMQNPGMPFLGQPQFMGMRPAGPQYTVDMQKQMAEEHQKRLEQQQKMMEEDRKRRQFEEQKQKLRLLSSVKPKTGEKSRDDALEAIKGNLDGFSRDAKMHPTPSSQTKKPDSSPSDLSVTTHSLPPALSEENDDFSDFQGPLDAPSSSSSTFGLPSQAQVQPSSSAPRSLAEDDDEFSDFVQGPLNTFPSSDFHLSSQAQVRPSFPSPQSLPASVSIPTATQHSAVNTSSQSTFQGVGVYPQQEHIQSMPPAWLYNDSLIPEMFKKVLKFTMTPAGIDTAKLYPILMSSGLPREALGQIWASANRTTPGMLTKEELYTVLALIGVAQSGLPAMNVEILGQFPSPPVPNLPALTMAMAPVPVMPQHQQPLMTQPPMTQPPVSMPIPTPAPPVMAMAAAAPAQPSTNTNFIASFPPAQATKADDDDFQDFQEAPRAGTVDQTFTDFQGESGGNFPSNTAHQHQNSTPAMLTPVSGSSSSSVTTSDKYAAFKQLSVDQPAEPTPPASDIGDKYSVFRQLEQPADKKPVGEGFADFKSVSADDGFTDFKTADSVSPLDPPDQAKIFQPAFPPAFPNSQSLQQLPQQQQQQQPAVSLSQPRNPLNMADLDLFSSMAPSVPAPNETKPSTLPSMSAPPSLVLLPGGVKPSGGGADDFGDFALFGASSDTTQASVTGGAAAAPQDDFADFMAFGSSGGEPKGGSSTGVQGETSSQQQPLQSSDKYDVFKQLSLEGGLAYDDTKGSGGGSFSSLKSDTDDFADFQSSKFCTALGASEKTLVDKVSAFKHAKDDSASVKSLDLPSIGGSSVGKDDSEDALSVQLDMKLSDMGGDLKHVMSDSSLDLPGLSAHQPPATEGDDMKFDPFGTSALSTLASYDWSDREESLPGEVRRQQGSEGASLPSLVPSQRKELSFGSSENITSISVAKISTSFTTEESADDKFETFADFGSGDQAGFNDEDDFGDFASTVSEKSDSPAATAEASSEGNQSEASDEFGAFQGDKPKFGKSDFLKASTQAKVKSSEEMIKNELATFDLSVQGSHKRSHSLGEKEIGRSPPSPAPEQPFRDRSNTLSEKPALPVIRDKYKDLTGEVEESERYAYEWQRCLESALEVITKANNTLNSISSSSVCTEVIQSAQGMEYLLGVVEVYRVTRRVELGIKATAVCSEKLQQLLKDISRVWNNLIGFMSLAKLTPDESSLDFSSCILRHGIKNAKELACGVCLLNVDARSKSKEGSAIGRLFKRAFNSETDNFKLMYGGHQYHASCANFWINCVEPKPPGLILPDLL; encoded by the exons ATGGCGCTGCGGCCAGGATCAGGGGGAGGCGGCAG CTTTATGTATCCTGTCGGAGGGGGCTTGGGACCACCACAAG gCATGGTACCcatgcagcaacagcagcagcagcagcagcagcagcagcagcagggcttTCCTATGGTTCCAGTCATGCAGCCCAACATGCAGGGCATGATGGGAATGAACTTTGGTGGACAGATGCCCCCAGGCGCCATTCCTATGCAG GGCGGGATGGCGATCGGGATGCAAAACCCTGGGATGCCGTTCTTGGGTCAACCGCAGTTTATGGGCATGAGACCCGCTGGACCTCAGTACACTGTTGACATGCAGAAACAAATGGCCGAGGAGCACCA AAAACgtctggagcagcagcagaagatgaTGGAGGAAGACAGGAAAAGAAGACAATTTgaggagcagaaacagaaacTGAGGCTGCTCAGCAGTGTCAAACCCAAG ACAGGAGAGAAGAGTCGAGACGACGCTTTGGAAGCAATCAAAGGCAACTTGGATGGCTTCAGCCGAGACGCAAAAATGCATCCCACTCCATCATCACAGACTAAGAAACCAG ACTCATCGCCATCAGACCTGTCTGTCACCACTCACTCCCTCCCCCCAGCTTTGTCTGAGGAAAATGATGATTTTAGTGACTTTCAGGGGCCTCTAGatgccccctcctcctcttcctccaccttcGGCCTCCCCTCTCAGGCCCAAGTCCAACCTTCATCCTCTGCCCCTAGAAGTTTGGCTGAGGATGACGACGAGTTTAGTGATTTTGTTCAGGGACCTCTAAACACTTTCCCTTCCTCCGACTTCCACCTCTCTTCTCAAGCTCAAGTCCGTCCATCTTTCCCTTCCCCACAAtccctccctgcctctgtgtccaTTCCCACTGCCACCCAACACTCTGCTGTCAACACCAGCTCCCAATCTACATTTCAAG GTGTTGGTGTTTACCCACAACAAGAGCACATCCAGTCCATGCCGCCAGCCTGGCTTTACAATGACAGCCTCATCCCGG AAATGTTCAAGAAGGTTCTTAAGTTCACAATGACTCCTGCAGGGATAGACACAGCCAAGCTCTACCCAATATTAATGTCATCAGGTCTTCCCAGAGAAGCGCTGGGGCAAATCTGGGCATCAGCCAACCGCACAACACCTGGCATGCTGACCAAAGAGGAGCTGTACACTGTACTGGCACTAATTGGTGTGGCACAG AGTGGCCTCCCAGCAATGAATGTGGAAATCCTTGGGCAGTTTCCCTCTCCACCCGTGCCCAACCTACCGGCCCTGACCATGGCCATGGCCCCCGTCCCCGTCATGCCCCAGCACCAGCAGCCCCTGATGACTCAGCCCCCGATGACTCAGCCCCCGGTCTCCATGCCCATACCCACACCAGCGCCACCAGTCATGGCCATGGCAGCCGCAGCTCCGGCTCAACCATCTACAAACACAAATTTCATTGCCAGTTTTCCTCCTGCACAG GCAACCAAAGCCGATGACGATGACTTCCAGGACTTCCAGGAGGCTCCGAGGGCAGGAACAGTGGACCAGACCTTCACTGACTTTCAGGGAGAGTCGGGAGGAAATTTCCCCAGCAACACTGCACATCAGCACCAGAACAG CACGCCTGCCATGCTGACTCCAGTGTCgggttcctcctcctcctccgtcaCGACCTCCGATAAGTACGCTGCGTTCAAGCAGCTGTCTGTGGATCAGCCTGCAGAGCCTACGCCCCCTGCCTCAG ATATTGGAGACAAATACAGTGTGTTCAGACAGCTGGAGCAACCTGCTGACAAGAAACCAGTCG GGGAAGGATTTGCAGATTTCAAGTCTGTCAGCGCTGATGATGGCTTCACAGACTTTAAAACCGCCGACAGCGTCTCTCCATTAGACCCCCCAGATCAGGCCAAGATTTTTCAACCTGCTTTCCCCCCTGCTTTCCCAAACTCTCAGTCTTTACAACAActtccacagcagcagcagcagcagcagccagcagtGTCTCTTTCACAGCCCAGAAATCCTCTAAATATGGCCGACCTAGACCTTTTCTCTTCTATGGCTCCCTCTGTTCCTGCCCCCAATGAGACAAAACCCAGCACACTCCCCTCTATGTCTGCACCCCCCTCTCTAGTGCTCCTTCCTGGTGGAGTCAAACCTTCAGGGGGAGGAGCAGATGATTTTGGTGATTTTGCTCTATTTGGTGCCTCCTCTGACACCACTCAAGCTTCAGTAACAggaggagctgcagcagcaccTCAGGATGACTTTGCAGACTTCATGGCGTTTGGCAGTTCTGGTGGAGAGCCGAAAGGCGGGAGCAGCACAGGGGTCCAAGGTGAGACCTCCTCACAGCAGCAGCCCCTGCAGAGCTCAGACAAGTACGATGTATTCAAACAGCTGTCTCTGGAAGGAGGCCTCGCTTACGACGACACCAAAGGGAGTGGCGGCGGCTCCTTCTCTTCTCTCAAGAGCGACACGGACGACTTTGCAGACTTTCAGTCATCTAAGTTCTGCACGGCACTCGGAGCTTCAGAAAAGACTCTGGTGGACAAGGTGTCTGCTTTCAAACATGCCAAGGACGACTCCGCCTCCGTCAAGTCTCTCGACCTCCCGTCCATTGGCGGGAGCAGCGTGGGGAAGGATGACTCGGAGGACGCACTCTCAGTGCAACTGGACATGAAGCTGTCAGACATGGGTGGAGACCTGAAGCACGTGATGTCAGACAGCTCTCTGGATTTGCCAGGTCTCTCGGCCCACCAGCCCCCCGCTACAG AAGGAGACGACATGAAATTTGACCCCTTTGGGACATCGGCCCTCAGCACCCTGGCCAGCTATGACTGGTCAGACCGGGAGGAAAGCCTGCCCGGTGAGGTCAGAAGGCAGCAGGGTTCGGAAGGAGCTTCCCTTCCATCTTTAGTCCCGtcacagaggaaggagctgagCTTTGGAAGCAGTGAAAACATCACAAGCATCTCCGTCGCAAAGATCAGCACCTCCTTCACCACAGAGGAATCTGCAGACGACAAGTTTGAGACCTTCGCTGACTTTGGCTCCGGTGACCAAGCCGGTTTCAATGACGAGGATGATTTTGGAGACTTTGCCAGTACTGTTTCTGAAAAGTCCGACTCGCCAGCTGCCACGGCCGAGGCGTCCTCAGAGGGAAACCAAAGTGAAGCCTCAGATGAGTTTGGTGCCTTCCAAGGGGACAAGCCCAAGTTCGGCAAGTCAGACTTCCTCAAAGCCAGCACTCAGGCCAAAGTCAAGTCCAGTGAGGAGATGATCAAGAACGAGCTGGCAACCTTTGACTTGTCCGTTCAAG GCTCCCACAAACGCAGTCACAGTTTGGGTGAGAAGGAGATCGGGCGGTCGCCGCCGTCTCCAGCTCCAGAGCAGCCTTTCAGAGACCGATCCAACACCCTGAGCGAGAAGCCCGCCCTGCCGGTCATCAGGGACAAGTACAAAGACTTAACTGGGGAGGTGGAG GAGAGCGAACGCTATGCGTATGAATGGCAGAGATGTCTGGAAAGTGCTCTGGAG GTCATCACCAAAGCCAACAACACCCTGAACAGCATCAGCAGCTCCTCTGTCTGCACCGAGGTCATCCAGTCCGCTCAGGGCATGGAGTACCTGCTGG GTGTGGTGGAAGTGTATCGTGTGACCAGGCGAGTGGAGCTGGGCATCAAGGCGACAGCGGTTTGCTCggagaagctgcagcagctgctgaaaGACATCAGCCGCGTGTGGAACAACCTCATAGGCTTCATGTCGCTGGCCAAGCTCACA cctgATGAAAGCTCCCTAGATTTCTCCTCCTGTATTCTGAGGCACGGCATCAAGAATGCCAAGGAGCTGGCTTGTGGAGTTTGTCTGCTCAACGTTGATGCCCGCAGCAAG AGCAAAGAAGGAAGCGCTATTGGACGTCTGTTTAAACGA GCTTTCAACTCTGAGACAGACAACTTCAAGCTGATGTACGGGGGCCACCAGTACCACGCCAGCTGTGCCAATTTCTGGATCAACTGTGTGGAGCCCAAACCCCCAGGCCTCATCCTGCCTGACCTGCTCTGA